The following are encoded in a window of Sulfoacidibacillus ferrooxidans genomic DNA:
- a CDS encoding DNA sulfur modification protein DndB has product YKLWSLVAFKKFVTLLTGVSERTIGLVDETRLHGIEGLVRQFLEECGKHLPQWAHMISGGIPAADVREVMVIGHAVFLEALGIFGREALFAGTYLTPIDRDAKVIDPSRARWHSMQRLAAVETSKGDAMWENRCVVLGKMQ; this is encoded by the coding sequence CGTACAAGCTATGGAGCCTGGTGGCGTTCAAAAAGTTCGTTACCCTGCTCACCGGTGTCAGCGAGCGAACCATCGGCCTGGTCGACGAAACACGCCTGCATGGGATCGAGGGATTGGTTCGTCAATTCCTGGAGGAGTGCGGAAAACATCTGCCTCAATGGGCCCACATGATCAGTGGCGGGATTCCCGCGGCTGATGTGCGAGAAGTCATGGTTATTGGTCATGCGGTGTTCTTGGAGGCGCTGGGGATTTTTGGTCGGGAAGCGCTGTTCGCAGGTACCTACCTGACGCCAATCGACCGCGATGCGAAAGTCATAGATCCGAGCCGCGCCCGGTGGCATTCCATGCAGCGCCTTGCTGCTGTAGAAACGAGCAAAGGCGACGCTATGTGGGAAAACCGTTGCGTGGTGCTCGGCAAGATGCAGA